From the Paludisphaera mucosa genome, one window contains:
- a CDS encoding NAD(P)/FAD-dependent oxidoreductase yields the protein MGMDSPQSPTARAGAVPHRWTRVEEPGSEAVIDAYETVIAGGGPAGLTGAYELSKNGGSCTVLEADPRLVGGISRTDEYKGYRFDIGGHRFFSKSQEVNDLWREILGDQFIKRPRLSRIFYDRKFFHYPLKPVDALWKLGLMRSARILLSYIMAQLRPIRPEKSFEDWVVNRFGRVLFETFFKSYTEKVWGMPTSTISADWAAQRIKGLSLVHAVFGALTSGLGSRKGEVIKTLIEEFHYPRLGPGQMWETARDRIRELGGAVHMDRRVVRIDHDGSAVTAVVAKDVVGRSYRYTGRHFLSTLPIRELIRAMNPAAPDEVRSASESLGYRDFLSVVLIVDRAETFPDTWIYVHEPNVKVGRIQNFKNWSPHLVPDPSKSSLGLEYFCFEGDDLWTMSDDDLLALGRREIDAMGLVAAKDVIDGCVVRMPKAYPVYDDVYQQHLAVIRDWLSKLENLELAGRNGMHKYNNQDHSMMTALLAARNILGHGSYDTWKVNTDAEYHEDGPSDDVQTPGVGRAVPRRVQSA from the coding sequence ATGGGCATGGATTCGCCACAATCGCCGACGGCCCGCGCGGGGGCGGTCCCCCATCGCTGGACGCGCGTCGAGGAGCCCGGCTCCGAGGCGGTCATCGATGCCTATGAGACGGTGATCGCCGGCGGCGGTCCCGCGGGGCTCACTGGAGCTTACGAGCTGTCCAAGAACGGTGGCTCCTGCACCGTCCTGGAGGCCGACCCCCGTCTCGTCGGCGGCATCAGCCGGACCGACGAGTACAAGGGCTATCGCTTCGACATCGGCGGCCATCGTTTCTTTTCGAAGAGCCAGGAAGTCAACGACTTGTGGCGAGAGATCCTGGGCGACCAGTTCATTAAGCGGCCGCGGCTGAGCCGCATCTTCTACGACCGCAAGTTCTTCCACTACCCTCTCAAGCCCGTCGACGCCCTGTGGAAGCTCGGCCTGATGCGGTCGGCGAGAATCCTCCTCAGCTATATCATGGCGCAGCTCCGGCCGATCCGCCCCGAGAAGAGCTTCGAGGACTGGGTCGTCAATCGCTTCGGCCGCGTCCTGTTCGAGACCTTTTTCAAGTCGTACACCGAGAAGGTCTGGGGAATGCCCACCAGCACGATCTCGGCCGACTGGGCGGCCCAGCGGATCAAGGGCTTAAGTCTCGTCCATGCCGTCTTCGGGGCCCTCACGTCGGGCCTCGGATCCCGCAAGGGCGAGGTAATCAAGACCTTGATCGAGGAGTTCCACTACCCCCGCCTCGGCCCCGGGCAGATGTGGGAGACGGCTCGAGACCGTATCCGCGAACTTGGCGGCGCGGTTCACATGGACCGACGCGTCGTTCGGATCGACCACGACGGCTCGGCCGTGACGGCGGTCGTGGCCAAAGATGTTGTGGGCCGTTCCTACCGCTATACGGGCCGCCATTTTCTGTCCACGCTGCCGATCCGCGAATTGATCCGGGCCATGAACCCGGCCGCCCCCGACGAGGTCCGTAGTGCCTCGGAGTCGCTGGGCTATCGTGACTTCCTCTCCGTGGTCCTGATCGTCGATCGCGCCGAGACGTTCCCGGACACGTGGATCTACGTCCACGAGCCCAACGTCAAGGTTGGGCGGATCCAGAATTTCAAGAACTGGTCGCCGCACCTCGTCCCCGACCCGTCGAAGTCCAGCCTGGGCCTGGAGTACTTCTGTTTCGAGGGCGACGACCTCTGGACGATGTCCGACGACGACCTGCTCGCGCTCGGGCGTCGCGAGATCGACGCGATGGGACTCGTCGCCGCGAAGGACGTGATCGACGGCTGCGTCGTGCGTATGCCCAAGGCCTACCCGGTCTACGACGACGTCTATCAGCAACATCTCGCCGTCATCCGCGACTGGCTCTCCAAGCTCGAGAATCTGGAGCTGGCTGGCCGCAACGGTATGCACAAATACAATAATCAAGACCATTCGATGATGACCGCCCTGCTCGCAGCTCGGAACATCCTCGGCCACGGCAGCTACGACACCTGGAAGGTCAACACCGACGCCGAATACCATGAAGACGGCCCGTCCGACGACGTCCAGACGCCGGGCGTCGGCCGCGCGGTGCCGCGGCGAGTCCAGTCGGCCTGA
- the glnE gene encoding bifunctional [glutamate--ammonia ligase]-adenylyl-L-tyrosine phosphorylase/[glutamate--ammonia-ligase] adenylyltransferase — MNLEWFVRQLEFPELTRKWLQGLGVRDLDRGLRDLEDLARHAGPEPRPLLARIAGQFDVVLPRSSDPGMALTNFERYVAALPDPPSGLAQLAARPRTTETLLQVFSTSQHLSELLIRRPELIDWLQSGADRRDRGTLIADLWNTLTAEGPVEDPRIVLRRFRLRETLRIGYNDIVRGFPLEVTTADLSYLADACVEAATRLARASVERRFGSPTCADGRPARFAVLGLGKLGGIELNYSSDIDLIFLYDEVGATTGPRVVTNAEFFARMSAEIVQLLSDHTALGMAYRVDMRLRPEGEQGVLVQSFDATMGYYVTRGRTWERQALIKCRTVAGDLGLGGGFIEAITPFIYRRYLSASEISEIKSLKRRIEQRTVSAGRAEFEVKTGHGGIRDVEFVVQFLQLLHGGEYPIVRCTNTLDAIDRLEQVGSLTPEERSVMDDTYRFLRQVEHRLQMLFDRQTHEMPRHMEEQRTLAIRMGYVPLGPLEGRAGPAQRFLADYRSKTELNRRILNHILHEAFLDGEGDGVEADPIVDLVLDPHPTQEHISETLSRYPFRDRTAAYHNLMALAKEDFPFLSQARCRHFLASIAPRLLQAVGKTAEPDLTLANLEKVSASLGAKAILWELFNFNPPSLRLYVELCATSQLVSRILTNNPGMIDDLMDSLVVDRPLPGAAIKAELAELTRGAVEEIGPIVWSFRNKEWVRIGTRDVLAREPIREVARELADVAEAIVGQLARDQWARRARKFGSPTRSADGGRDRWAILALGKFGGRALNYYSDLDLVILHESDGVTRGGDESTTNQEFVTDVSQRLLKAMGGAATGGLYQVDTRLRPHGAAGPLVNTLGSFVDYFESTAQSWERLALTRGRVVFATGGFGRHVDDAIRSILARPVDVQTLGPEIADMRRRLEDSRGRKDLKRGIGGLADVEFVVQYLMLVNAALHPEVLRPNTWEALDALKTVGALTPSLHDELCDIYSFLFGVDARLRLIHDRAGTELPDDPEDLTRLARRLKYDAVDPTLAVSTFLLDSARYTTRARAIFQQIIPARHTDSP; from the coding sequence GTGAATCTCGAATGGTTCGTCCGCCAGCTGGAATTCCCCGAGCTGACCCGGAAGTGGCTCCAGGGGCTGGGCGTCCGCGACCTGGACCGCGGGCTCCGCGACCTCGAGGATCTCGCCCGCCACGCCGGCCCCGAGCCTCGGCCCCTGCTCGCCCGGATCGCCGGCCAGTTCGACGTTGTCCTGCCCCGCAGCTCCGACCCGGGCATGGCCTTGACCAACTTCGAGCGCTACGTCGCAGCTCTGCCCGATCCGCCGAGCGGTCTGGCCCAGCTCGCGGCGCGGCCTCGCACGACGGAGACGCTGCTCCAGGTCTTCAGCACGAGCCAGCATCTCAGCGAGCTTCTGATCCGCCGGCCCGAGCTGATCGACTGGCTCCAATCCGGGGCCGACCGCCGCGACCGTGGGACCCTGATCGCCGACCTCTGGAACACGCTCACGGCGGAGGGCCCGGTCGAGGACCCCCGGATCGTCCTGCGCCGATTCCGACTCCGCGAGACGCTCCGCATCGGCTACAACGACATCGTCCGCGGCTTCCCGCTGGAAGTCACCACGGCCGACCTCTCTTATCTCGCCGACGCCTGCGTCGAGGCGGCGACCCGGCTGGCGCGAGCGTCCGTGGAGCGCCGCTTCGGCTCGCCGACCTGCGCCGACGGCCGACCGGCGCGATTCGCGGTCCTCGGCCTGGGGAAGCTCGGCGGGATCGAGCTGAACTACAGCTCCGACATCGACCTGATCTTCCTCTACGACGAGGTCGGCGCGACGACGGGGCCGCGTGTCGTCACCAACGCCGAGTTCTTCGCCCGGATGAGCGCCGAGATCGTGCAGCTCCTCTCCGACCACACGGCCCTGGGGATGGCCTATCGCGTCGACATGCGCCTGCGACCCGAGGGCGAGCAAGGCGTGCTGGTGCAGTCGTTCGACGCGACGATGGGATATTACGTCACCCGCGGCCGGACCTGGGAGCGACAGGCCCTCATCAAGTGCCGCACGGTGGCCGGCGACCTCGGGCTGGGCGGCGGCTTCATCGAGGCCATCACTCCCTTCATCTATCGGAGATACCTGAGCGCGTCGGAGATCTCGGAGATCAAGTCGCTCAAGCGGCGGATCGAGCAACGCACGGTCTCGGCCGGTCGCGCCGAGTTCGAGGTCAAGACCGGGCACGGCGGCATCCGCGACGTCGAGTTCGTCGTCCAGTTCCTGCAGCTCCTGCACGGCGGCGAATACCCGATCGTACGATGCACGAACACGCTCGACGCCATCGATCGCCTCGAGCAGGTCGGATCGCTGACGCCCGAGGAGCGGAGCGTCATGGACGACACGTACCGTTTCCTGAGGCAGGTCGAGCACCGCCTCCAAATGCTGTTCGACCGCCAGACCCACGAGATGCCCCGGCACATGGAAGAGCAGCGCACGCTGGCGATCCGCATGGGTTACGTCCCGCTCGGGCCGTTGGAGGGCCGGGCCGGGCCGGCACAGCGGTTCCTCGCGGACTATCGCAGCAAGACCGAGCTGAATCGGCGGATCCTCAACCACATCCTCCACGAGGCCTTCCTCGACGGCGAGGGCGACGGGGTCGAGGCCGATCCGATCGTCGACCTGGTGCTCGACCCGCATCCAACGCAGGAACATATTTCCGAGACCCTCTCGCGATACCCTTTTCGCGATCGGACCGCGGCGTACCACAACCTGATGGCCCTGGCGAAGGAGGACTTCCCGTTCCTCTCACAGGCCCGCTGCCGCCACTTCCTGGCGTCGATCGCTCCTCGGCTCCTGCAGGCGGTGGGCAAGACCGCCGAGCCCGATCTGACGCTGGCGAACCTGGAGAAGGTGTCGGCCTCGCTGGGGGCGAAGGCCATCCTCTGGGAGCTATTCAACTTCAACCCGCCGAGCCTCCGGCTCTACGTCGAGCTTTGCGCCACGAGCCAGCTCGTCTCGCGAATCTTGACCAACAACCCGGGCATGATCGACGACCTGATGGACTCGCTGGTCGTCGACCGCCCCCTCCCCGGCGCGGCGATCAAGGCCGAGCTCGCCGAGCTGACCCGCGGCGCCGTCGAGGAGATCGGACCGATCGTCTGGAGCTTCCGCAACAAGGAGTGGGTGAGGATCGGGACCCGCGACGTCCTGGCCCGCGAGCCGATCCGCGAGGTGGCGAGGGAACTGGCGGACGTCGCCGAGGCGATCGTCGGCCAGCTCGCGCGCGACCAGTGGGCCCGCCGAGCCCGGAAGTTCGGCAGCCCGACTCGATCCGCCGACGGCGGTCGCGACCGCTGGGCGATCCTCGCATTGGGGAAATTCGGCGGGCGTGCGTTGAATTATTACAGCGACCTGGACCTCGTCATCCTGCACGAGAGCGACGGCGTGACGAGAGGCGGCGACGAGTCGACGACGAATCAGGAGTTCGTGACAGACGTCTCCCAGCGCCTGCTCAAGGCCATGGGCGGCGCCGCTACCGGGGGGCTCTATCAGGTGGACACACGGCTCAGGCCCCACGGGGCCGCCGGGCCGCTGGTGAACACCCTGGGCTCGTTCGTCGATTATTTCGAATCCACCGCGCAATCGTGGGAACGCCTCGCGCTGACGCGAGGAAGGGTCGTTTTTGCGACCGGGGGATTCGGGCGGCACGTCGACGACGCCATTCGCTCGATCCTGGCCCGGCCCGTCGATGTGCAGACGCTCGGCCCCGAGATCGCCGACATGCGCCGGAGGCTCGAAGATTCACGCGGGCGGAAGGACCTCAAGCGCGGCATCGGCGGACTGGCGGACGTCGAGTTCGTCGTCCAGTACCTGATGCTGGTGAACGCCGCCCTGCACCCCGAGGTGTTGCGCCCCAACACTTGGGAGGCTCTCGACGCCCTGAAGACCGTCGGCGCCTTGACGCCGAGCCTGCACGACGAACTTTGCGACATCTACAGCTTCCTCTTCGGCGTCGACGCCCGGCTGCGACTGATCCACGACCGCGCCGGGACCGAGCTTCCCGACGACCCCGAGGATCTCACCCGGCTCGCACGACGCCTGAAGTACGACGCCGTCGACCCCACGCTCGCCGTCTCCACGTTCCTGCTCGACTCGGCCCGCTACACCACTCGGGCCCGCGCGATCTTCCAGCAGATCATCCCCGCGCGTCACACCGACTCGCCCTGA
- a CDS encoding 3-keto-disaccharide hydrolase → MTTVLLALSLIGLAAEGPAISLFDGKTLAGWVAEGVVDDVRDGVKHPVWVVEDGLLVCHGKGFGFLRYKDREFADFTFHVEFRMAPGCNSGLGVRTRAFDPEDSRGTRPSFYSYELQLMDDAGKPPTTHSTGSLYRYVAPRQNAAKPAGEWNTLEVTCDGPRIRVTLNDKLIQDVDQSRIDAIKDKPLRGNVCLQNHGGTIAFRALEVRELKAEPAKP, encoded by the coding sequence ATGACCACCGTGTTGCTCGCCTTGAGCCTGATCGGCTTGGCCGCAGAAGGACCGGCGATCTCCTTGTTCGACGGCAAGACGCTCGCCGGCTGGGTCGCCGAGGGCGTGGTCGATGACGTGCGCGACGGCGTCAAGCACCCCGTATGGGTCGTCGAGGACGGCCTGCTCGTCTGTCACGGCAAGGGTTTCGGCTTCCTGCGGTACAAGGATCGGGAGTTCGCCGACTTCACGTTCCACGTCGAATTTCGCATGGCTCCCGGATGCAACAGCGGCCTCGGCGTGCGGACGCGGGCGTTCGACCCCGAAGATTCACGCGGCACGCGACCTTCGTTCTATTCCTATGAACTGCAACTGATGGATGACGCGGGCAAGCCGCCCACGACGCACAGCACCGGCTCGCTCTACCGCTACGTCGCCCCCCGCCAGAACGCCGCAAAGCCCGCGGGCGAGTGGAACACGCTGGAAGTCACGTGCGACGGCCCCCGCATCCGCGTGACGCTCAACGATAAACTGATCCAGGACGTCGACCAGAGTCGGATCGACGCGATCAAGGACAAGCCCCTGAGGGGCAACGTCTGCCTCCAGAACCACGGCGGGACGATCGCCTTCCGAGCCCTCGAAGTGAGGGAGCTCAAGGCCGAACCCGCGAAGCCCTGA
- a CDS encoding SMI1/KNR4 family protein — translation MPSQLQELVDCWMAWGGVDLAHRPDPRALAADFGPAAVRPGASPGAIAGWENRHGFRLPPGLRSWLLLSDGLHRVAPLIHPISAIGPMILFGRMDDLHIQPESWFELGNPNVETICIDLAYRWPGGGCPIFVSGDDEAGTKPRIVARSFEEWFLTLLNHGGREYWLESDFESFGTPWEAHRRFAPQPELPDPLRPFAAEVGPLVLAGLDEREIAARTGLTHDDIEAIVRYLQHVPPNLASP, via the coding sequence ATGCCGAGCCAGCTCCAGGAGCTGGTGGACTGCTGGATGGCCTGGGGCGGCGTCGACCTCGCGCATCGGCCCGATCCGCGGGCCCTGGCGGCCGACTTCGGCCCCGCGGCGGTCCGACCCGGGGCGTCCCCGGGCGCCATCGCGGGCTGGGAGAACCGCCACGGTTTCCGCCTGCCCCCCGGGCTCCGCTCCTGGCTGCTGCTCTCCGACGGGCTCCATCGCGTGGCCCCGCTCATCCACCCGATCTCGGCGATCGGCCCGATGATCCTCTTCGGCCGCATGGACGACCTGCACATCCAGCCCGAGAGCTGGTTCGAACTGGGCAACCCGAACGTCGAGACGATCTGCATCGACCTGGCCTATCGCTGGCCCGGCGGCGGCTGCCCGATCTTCGTCTCCGGCGACGACGAGGCGGGCACGAAGCCCCGTATCGTGGCCCGGAGCTTCGAGGAATGGTTCCTCACGCTGCTGAACCACGGCGGCCGGGAATACTGGCTCGAATCCGACTTCGAGAGCTTTGGGACGCCGTGGGAGGCCCATCGCCGGTTCGCGCCCCAGCCCGAGCTTCCCGATCCCCTACGACCCTTTGCGGCCGAAGTCGGGCCGCTGGTCCTGGCAGGCCTCGACGAGCGCGAGATCGCCGCGAGGACCGGGCTGACCCACGACGACATCGAAGCGATCGTCCGGTACCTCCAGCACGTTCCGCCCAACCTGGCGTCCCCTTGA